The Actinomyces viscosus genome segment TCGGTCTCCTCCGCCCCGCTGTCCGACATCCTGGCCCTGTCGCTCAAGACCTCCGACAACACGATGACCGAGGTCGAGGGGCGGCTCGTGGCCGTCCAGGCCAAGGAGACCGCCGACTTCGCCGGGGCCTCCAAGGCCGTGACCGCCCAGCTGCGCAAGGACGGCTTCGACACCTCCGGGCTGACCCTCCTGGACTCCTCCGGGCTGGCCAAGGGCAACAAGGTGCCCGCCAGGCTGCTGACCCAGATCCTGGCCAGGTCCGCCGGTGACGAGGGCGGCTCGACCGGGCGCACCCTCATCGCGGGCCTGCCCGTCGCCGCCCTGGACGGCACCCTGGGCAACCGCCTGCTGGGCACCTCCGCCGCCGGAACCGTGCGCGCCAAGACCGGGTCGCTGGAGCAGACCTCCTCGCTCGCCGGCGTCGTCACGACCGCCGACGGGCGGCTGCTGGCCTTCTCGATCCTGGCCAACGGTTTCCCCGCCAACGGCAGCTCGGCGGCCGGCGCCGCCATCGACAACCACTTCGTGGCGCCCCTGGCCTCCTGCGGCTGCTCGTGAGAACCCACGTGATGCCGGTGGACCGGTAGGCCGGTAGGGTCCGTCCAGTAGGTTCCCTGAAGGGCGCGGGCCCGGTGACGTCAGTGACTTCAGTGAGAATTCGGTGAGAAAGGCGTGGCGGTGACAACCAACGGCACAGCAGCGGGGCTGGTCGACTGGCGGACGGTGGAGCGCCTGACCGCGCTCATCCCGGCCGGCCCCAGTGCCTCGCACTCCACGCGCGCCAGCTCCGTGGCGGTCCTGCGCCGCTCCGCCCAGGAGGCGCCGGCCTGGGTCGCCAGGATCACCGGTCTGCACCGGGCGGCCCAGCAGGTCGCGGACTCAACGCGGGTGAGCGTGGTCGACCGGGCCGGCCTGGTGCGCGCCTCCACCCGGGCGCTGCGCGACCTCATGGGGCAGGTGCCCGCCCCGCGGGCCTCGGAGGCGGTCCGGCTCGTCGGGGCCGCCGAGGTGGCCGGGGCGATGAGCCTGCTGGCCACCCGGCTCCTGGGGCAGGTGGTGCCCCCAGCCCCGACCGCCCCGAGCGGTGCCGACGACGGCGAGCCCGGAGCCGGGCGGTCCGGAGACGAGGAGGGCGAGGGCGAGGCGTCCGGCGTCGTCGGCCGGGCGGCCCCGGGGGCTCCGCACCTCCTGCTCGTGGCTCCCAACGTGCTGGCGATGCGCCGCCAGATGGACCTGGACATGCTCGACCTGCCCGCCTGGGTCTGCCTGCACGAGGTGACGCACGCCGTCCAGCTCACGGCCGCCCCCTGGCTCGGCCCCTACCTGACCGACTCCATGCGCACGGTCATCGGCGACGTCGTCGAGGCCGTCTACGGCGGCTCCGGCGGTGCTGCGGGGGCGAGCACGGGGCAGCGGGCGCCTCGGTCGCGGCGGGGCGGCGCGGTGCGTATCGCGGCGCGCGCCGGTCGGGGACGCGTGCTGGAGGGACTGACGAACTTCAGGGATCGCTCGGAGGTCGCCTCCCTGGCGGCTGCGCTGACTTTTCTGGAGGGGCACGCCGAGGTCGTCCTGGACGACGTGCGGCCCAACCGGATGCCCTCGGTGCACCGGCTGCGGGCGGTGCTGTCGCGCTCTCGCGCGGTTGACGGCGGCATCGGTCCCGGGCCGGGCCTGGGGGCGCTCCTGCTGCGCCGGCTCATGGGGCTGGAGGCCAAGGAGGCCCAGTACGCCGACGGTGCCGCCTTCGTGCGCAGCGTCGTGGCGCGCATCGGGCAGGAGGGGCTCAACGTCGTGTGGACCGACCCCGCGCTGCTGCCCACCCCGGCCGAGATCGCCCGTCCCGACGTGTGGGTGCGCCGCGTGAGCTGAAGTGCCAGGTCGGGCCCGGTGTGGCAGGCTTATGGCGTCGACGCGGACCGGTGGCCTCCCCGGGCCCCGGTGGCACCGCGAAGCCATGACGACGCATGAGGAAGGCAGGGCGGATGGACGCCACGGACATGGGATCGGACCTTCAGCAGGTACTCATCACCGAGGAGCAGATCGGGCAGCGCCTCGACGAGATGGCCGCCCAGATCGACGCCGACTACGCGGGCCGCGACCCCCTGCTCGTGGGCGTGCTCAAGGGCGCCGTCTACGTCATGGCGGACCTGTCGCGCCGGCTGCACATGAGCGTGCCGATGGACTGGATGGCGGTGTCCTCCTACGGCTCGGGAACCAAGTCCTCCGGGGTGGTGCGCATCCTCAAGGACCTGGACACCGACGTCACCGGCCGCCACATCCTCATCGTCGAGGACATCATCGACTCCGGCCTGACCCTGTCCTGGCTGCTGGGCAACCTGTCCTCCCGCGGTGCGGCCTCGGTGGAGATCGCCACACTTCTGCGCAAGCCCGACGCCGCCAAGGTCGAGGTGGACGTCAAGTACGTCGGCTTCGATATTCCTACGGAGTTCGTCGTCGGCTACGGACTGGACTATGCCGAGCGCTACCGCAACCTGCCGTTCATCGGCACGTTGCGGCCCGAGGTCTATGGAGGCTGACTGACTCAGGTCAACCTTGACAAAACCTGAGGGGAGAACGGGAGAATCGGGGGTGGGTCGGTCGAAGTGCTGCTGCCGGGCGGTGCTCGCGAGGCCCGTGACCTGCGTCCTGCCCCCTTTTCCAGGTGGTCGGAGCCGTGTACGTTACGTTACGATAACGAGTGTAGGTCGTCGGCGGATGCCCCATGCCGGCGGGTGATTGTGGAAGGACAGTTGGTGACGGTGAAGAAGGCTGTGCGTCGACGTGTCTCGGGGCTGGTCGGCCTCGCGGGTGCGGTGGTGCTGGCGTCCTCGCTGGGTGCGCCCCTGACGGCCCCCGTGGCCGCTGAGCCGGCCGCAGGCACCACTTTTAATACGGTTGCTGAGATGGCGCAGGTCAGCGGCGCTTCGGGCACCCTGACCACTCTTGGCGATGAGGCGCCGGGTGACGGCGGCGGTCTGACCTACACCGTGGAGAGCACGAGCCCCGCCGGCGCGCTGGGGGCCGTGTCCGTCATGCTGGCCGACGGCCAGTGGGCCGTGCCACGGGGTGTTCCGGTCGCCCCGACTGCCGCCTCGGACGGTGCCGCCGCCGGTGACGTGGTGGCCCGGGCGCAGTCCTTCGCCGCCGCGGGAGGCTCCCTGGTGGTGGACCCGTCGCGTCCCACGCCGCTGTCGGGCGCGAACGTCCGTGCCGGCGGTTCGGGGCCGTACCCGATCACCTCCTCGGCGCTGGTGGGCATGGTGCTCTCCGGCTGGGACTACTCGCACACCACGTACGTGGCGGACCAGAACACCCAGGTGGGGTACCGGGCCGACGTCGGGCACGATCTGACCGGGTCCTGGAAGCCGGACGACCTGGCCGGCTGGTTCAACTCGCAGGGGCGTCTGTGGGTGAACGCGAACGGCGCTATCGCCCCCGGTGACATCGTCTTCTTCTCCAACCCGATGCCCGCGGGGCAGGGCGGGGCCGGCTCGGCTCCCGCGCAGTCCGTGGTGTTCGGGAACGTATACGACGTCGGCATCTACGTGGGGGAGAACAAGGTCGTGAGGGCCTCGTCCGGCGGTGTACGGGCGGAGACGCTGGATGCGCAGACGATGGCTGAGGTGGCCCTGGTGGCTCGCCCGCAGTGGTCCGCGCCCGAGGGCGGTGCGGCCGCCCCGGATCAGTCGGGAGCCACTGGCGGCGCCGGTAGTAGCGCGACGCCGGGTCCGGAGGCCTCAGCCTCGGCCTCGGCCCAGCCGGGTGCGCAGACTCCGGCTCCGGGGGCCCCGCCCGCCAATGGTGGCTCGGTGCCGGATGGTTCGAGCACCGGCTCGCAGTCCTCGAATGGCGCCGGGCACGACGACCGTAACGAGGTTGTGGTGGGTGCCAGCAGCGGCCAGGACAGCAAGGGGCGCACGAGCGCCGCTGAGCGGTCCTCCTCCCAGAGCGCCCGGGAGCGGTGGCTGCCGGTGACTGGTGTGGCGATCGGCGTGCTGTCCATGGCGGCGATCCTGCTGTCCGGCGGCCTGATCATCCTGCGCCTGCGCCGTAGTTGAGGGGCCGGGCGAGGGTTGACCCACTACACCAACGTCGGCTCTTACGGGATGGGCGTCATCGACGTCGTCGCGGACGCATCCCCGGGCCTCAGTCCTCGGCCCTTAAGGTGCGTCTGCGGCGAACTGAGTGCCTTGACCGGGTACCGAGAACACCTTTGCGGCCCTCCCCTCGCGACGGAGCCTCATGCACCTCACTGTGCGGGCCGATCTAGCGGGTCCCGCGGTATAGGCATGATGGCTGCGTGACGCTTGCTGGAGTTCCGCAAGCTCACCTGGCGCGAATCCACCTGAGGTGGACGCTGCTGCGGACGCTCTGAGTGCTGTCGGCGAGGACGGCGCCCGTACTGAGTCGCGACTGGTCTGCGCCGGATTGGGAAACGGATGTGGTGCCCCTGTTGCTAACTGCGCATGTCGTAGGCTTTTCGACGTCTTCTGGCATGAGGTGCTTTCTGACGAGAAGTTGAAGGAGGTGATTAGAGGTTGGCAGGCCACGTCTTAATGTGCGGCAGCGAGACCACCGCCGTGCTCGCCGCCGTCGAGGCCCATCCACGCCAGCATCGGCGCCCGCGTATCAGCGCCCCTCCGCCGGCGCCACCACTGCCGTCTTCTCCCAGCTTATGGCCCTGGCCCGCTACACCAACGTCGGCTCCCACGGCGCCTACGGGATGGGCGTCATCGACGTCGTCGCGGACGCACCTTAGAGGCCGCGGACTGCCCTCTGGGCCTCAGTCCTCGTGCCCTAAGGTGCGTCCGCAGGGGAGGCGGTTGAGTCGTCGATGCCATCAATCGCAAACCCGTGAAGCTGCTCGAAGGGGAGAGCTCTCCGGCTCACGTCGCAAGTGGTCCCTCTCCCAGCGGATCACGGCTTGTCGCTGGGGTGTGCTGAGGAAACCCGCCATAGGTGAGACCTCGCGAAGCCGGCAGCCGTCTTCGTCGTCGGCACACATGCGTTCACGCATGGCCCTGGTGTCTCCCGACTCGAGCCACGATCTCCATCGCTCGAGACTTGATCGGTGCAGTGTTCCTCGGGTTGAGGACTCGTTACGTGCGATTCCGTCGGCAATCTGCGAGCGCCACTCCGTCGCCGACCAGTTGATAGAGGCGTCGACGAGACGGT includes the following:
- the hpt gene encoding hypoxanthine phosphoribosyltransferase, producing MDATDMGSDLQQVLITEEQIGQRLDEMAAQIDADYAGRDPLLVGVLKGAVYVMADLSRRLHMSVPMDWMAVSSYGSGTKSSGVVRILKDLDTDVTGRHILIVEDIIDSGLTLSWLLGNLSSRGAASVEIATLLRKPDAAKVEVDVKYVGFDIPTEFVVGYGLDYAERYRNLPFIGTLRPEVYGG
- a CDS encoding zinc-dependent metalloprotease codes for the protein MTTNGTAAGLVDWRTVERLTALIPAGPSASHSTRASSVAVLRRSAQEAPAWVARITGLHRAAQQVADSTRVSVVDRAGLVRASTRALRDLMGQVPAPRASEAVRLVGAAEVAGAMSLLATRLLGQVVPPAPTAPSGADDGEPGAGRSGDEEGEGEASGVVGRAAPGAPHLLLVAPNVLAMRRQMDLDMLDLPAWVCLHEVTHAVQLTAAPWLGPYLTDSMRTVIGDVVEAVYGGSGGAAGASTGQRAPRSRRGGAVRIAARAGRGRVLEGLTNFRDRSEVASLAAALTFLEGHAEVVLDDVRPNRMPSVHRLRAVLSRSRAVDGGIGPGPGLGALLLRRLMGLEAKEAQYADGAAFVRSVVARIGQEGLNVVWTDPALLPTPAEIARPDVWVRRVS